One Arcobacter sp. FWKO B genomic window, TTTCACAATTTCATCATTTTGGCTTTGTGTTACATCTTCAATATCTTGCATATTGAGATTTAGCATATCTGCACTTGATTTTATATCATTTGCTGATGTCCCATTTTTTACTATCTCTTTTGCTGTTGCTACATTTTGCATTGCTGCGATTGTAGCATTTTTAGATACTGCACTTTTATAGATATTCTCCATAAAGCTACTTTTATCTGTAGCACTTTTATCTATTTCTTCAGCTTTTATCATAGTTGGCTGTTGCAAGCTTGTTGCTGGAGTTTTTATCTCTTCTTTTCCAACCTTTAAAGAATCTTGTATTAATTTATCCAATAAACTAACACCCTCTTTTTTCTCTGGTGAATTTGTATCTTGAGGCTTTTGGATTAAACTTTGTAAATCATCTTTTTTAATATTTACTACTTTTGCTTCATCACTATCAAGCTTTGATAATTCAGTTCCAGCATTTAGTTTATTTTGTGCTATATCTGAAGCTTTTGTAGTTGATTCAACACTTTGCATAGATTTACTATTTTGTTCTAAGATTGTACTTTCTTGCTTTACTTCTTTAATAATATTTTCTTGCTTTACTTCTTTTACAATATTTTCTTTTGTATCTTTAGAGCTTTCTTGTATCAAAGTATCTTGCTTTGTATTTTTTGAAATATTTTGTAAATTGCTCTCTTCTTTGGTTGTAATATTACCAATTTCTTCTTTTTGTATCACCTCAGTTGCCAAATTCTTCTGTTCACTTTGCAAAAGTTTGTTTTGAGGCATCTGACCACTTTTTACTAAAGTTTTAGTATTCTCTTCTTTTATATTGCCCATTTTTGTATCAGTTGGAGCTGTTTTTATTTCACCAACACTAACTGAACTATCTTTTACTACCTCTTTATCTATATTTGTCTCTATTTTAGTTGTAGCAACTGATTTTATATCTTCACTACTAAGCTCTTTAGGGGTAGCTACTACAATATTTTCATTTTGTGATTGTAGCACTTGTGATAAGTTATTATCACTTTTTTGTGTAGTTTGTTTGTTTGTTGTTTGTTGCGTATTATTAGTTTCTTCTATCTGAGTGTCTTTATTATCTATAATCTCACCTTGATTAGAGTTATCAGATATCACTGGTTGCAACTCTTTTGATACTATATTAATTATATTTTCATTAGCTATATTTGTTGGCAACTTACTATCTGTTAATGGTATGTTATTGCTTTGTTTTACTTCATTTTGAACAACACTACTTTGTACTTTATTTGTTGGATTAGTAGGCTCTTTAGTAACTTTTACTTTATCAATTAATTCACTATTTTGTTGGATAATATTTTGAGATTGTTTTGTATCAATAGTTGTTGTTTCTTTTGTGTTATCGTCTATATTTTGTAATATATCATTTACTGTAGTTTGTTTTTTTGCACTCATCATTAATGAATCAAACATTGAAGGTTTTCTAACAATCTCTTGTTCATTATTTTCTTGAATCTCTACTTCATCTACTGTTTTAGTTGTTTGACTACTACTTGGTATTTGTTGAGTAGCAGTTGTTTTTAGTTCACTACTTTTTGTTTCATTTATTAAATTATCTTGTGTTTGTGTATTATTTGTTTTTGTGTTTATTGAAGTAACAGATTCTTTTGGTTCATCTTTAGATATTATAGTTTTGTCTGAAATATTTGTTTGTATATTATTTTTATTATCTCCACTAAGCTCAGTCATAGTGCTTGATATTGTAGTTTTTGTATTGTTTTTGGTATCTACTGCTTTAGTATTGTCATTTGATACAACATCTTTACTAGTTGTATCATTTCTAGTGATTGTATCTGCTTGAGATTTGATTGAAGACTCAGTAGTTTGCTTTGATGTTGGATTTTGTTGTACATCTTCTTTTGCAACACTTTTTAATAACTCATCAAATAAAGAACTCCCCTCTTTGCTTGTTTTTGTATCACTTGATGTTTGTGAAGTATTTGTTGATACCAAAGTATCAAAAAGGCTTAATTCTTTTGTCATAGTCTATCCTTTACTATGCTTTTAATATTTCCAAAGTCTTTGCATCCATATTTTTATGAGTTTGAAAAGCGGCAATATTTGATTCATATGTTCTCATAGCCTCTATCAAGTCTGTCATCTCAACAACTGGATTTATATCTGGATATGCAACATACCCTTTTTCATTTGCATCAGGATGGTGTGGTTCATATCTCATTACTGGATTACCTTTAGATTCAAGTACAGTTTTTACCCCTACACCTCTTAGAGTTGATTGATCTCCTGTAGCATGAGGATTTGCACTTCTTTCTTGCTCTTTTAATAGCACCTCTTGAAAAACAATATTTTGCTTTTTGTAAGGACCACCATCAATAGTATTTGTTGTTTGAGCATTTGCTA contains:
- a CDS encoding flagellar hook-length control protein FliK encodes the protein MTKELSLFDTLVSTNTSQTSSDTKTSKEGSSLFDELLKSVAKEDVQQNPTSKQTTESSIKSQADTITRNDTTSKDVVSNDNTKAVDTKNNTKTTISSTMTELSGDNKNNIQTNISDKTIISKDEPKESVTSINTKTNNTQTQDNLINETKSSELKTTATQQIPSSSQTTKTVDEVEIQENNEQEIVRKPSMFDSLMMSAKKQTTVNDILQNIDDNTKETTTIDTKQSQNIIQQNSELIDKVKVTKEPTNPTNKVQSSVVQNEVKQSNNIPLTDSKLPTNIANENIINIVSKELQPVISDNSNQGEIIDNKDTQIEETNNTQQTTNKQTTQKSDNNLSQVLQSQNENIVVATPKELSSEDIKSVATTKIETNIDKEVVKDSSVSVGEIKTAPTDTKMGNIKEENTKTLVKSGQMPQNKLLQSEQKNLATEVIQKEEIGNITTKEESNLQNISKNTKQDTLIQESSKDTKENIVKEVKQENIIKEVKQESTILEQNSKSMQSVESTTKASDIAQNKLNAGTELSKLDSDEAKVVNIKKDDLQSLIQKPQDTNSPEKKEGVSLLDKLIQDSLKVGKEEIKTPATSLQQPTMIKAEEIDKSATDKSSFMENIYKSAVSKNATIAAMQNVATAKEIVKNGTSANDIKSSADMLNLNMQDIEDVTQSQNDEIVKSKTKDNTSFINRVILAKNTISQENIQKSDLVVDDDIKSTEIKSTQNTTQNTPLKVVEIEVREVEVLTIQNRIIGARQQLSSMMSDVARAMYENYKPPHTAFRINLNPANLGQIAILIRSQRSDNSLSISMNMTNSATLESVVASQNELRNALMKSFDDSHTFEFDFRLDKDGSNGSQYEQNSNENSNTTQEINESIQEEIQETEQEKNGTYF
- the flgC gene encoding flagellar basal body rod protein FlgC; translation: MGFFDGYNISTSGMSAQRARINVVSANLANAQTTNTIDGGPYKKQNIVFQEVLLKEQERSANPHATGDQSTLRGVGVKTVLESKGNPVMRYEPHHPDANEKGYVAYPDINPVVEMTDLIEAMRTYESNIAAFQTHKNMDAKTLEILKA